The Suricata suricatta isolate VVHF042 chromosome 15, meerkat_22Aug2017_6uvM2_HiC, whole genome shotgun sequence genome includes the window cacctctgccctcATCTGGTGACCGTCCCCCAGGCCAGCGGGGGCCGTCCGTTCCCTCAgccctcaccctccaccccccagccaTCCCCTCCCAGCGGCTCTGAACCCTGCCGGCCTGGACAGGCACCAGCCACCCTGTTGCACGCCCCCTGAGAAGCTGGCTGGCGGCAGGGCCCACCGGTCAGGCCCCCAGGCTCAGGGCCGGCAGCATGTGGTCCCCCTGGGCGGGGCCGGGCCTCCTGCCAAGCGGTGTGGCCACggcctccccctgcctgcccagCTCCCGGACTGCCCACTTGGCGTGAGTCAAGTCCAGTGGTGCAGCTCACGCCCCCCCACTCGGGGtgactttttataaatgtttctcgAGACCTCACCGTCGGCCCACTGGGTGGGGGGACGACTGTAAACgtgtaaccccccccccccagaagccCCCAACGGCAAAGCCCCACTGTTGCCACAGCCCCGAGGGCGGGGCAGAGTGACCCTCCGGCTCAGCAAGGCCCGCGCAGGGGACGTAACACCTGTGAGGTGACACCTGACGGTGCCCGCACACGAGGGCTCCTGAGGCAAGCCCAGCAGGCAGGGGGCAGGCACAGGGACAGGAGCTGGAAAGCGAGGGCCCAGAGCCCGTCTGCACAGCGGGGACACACCGCACATGCAAGGCCTCTGGACGGTCGCGTCAACCTCCCAGGACTCGAGTGTACCAAGGACGTGGAGAACAGAACTATCGCCACCTAACCCGTCCCTGCATGACACCTGGACGCGCAGGATCGAGGGGGGGCCCCCCGTGAGCGCAAGGGCCACGCCTCCCACCTGCTTATGGCAGAAGCGAAGCACCTGCTCAAAAACTTGTTAAAAGAAAATAGGGAAGCCCTTCCCTAATTCCCAGGCCTGAGGTCCCTgcaccccctgccctgggcttcCCTGTCCCAGCAGCCCCCTCAAGGAAGGGTAGGGAAGCCCCCGGGCCTCACCCTCAGGAGCCCACCAGGAAGGAGGCCTGGTCCCTCCTGGCACCTGCACAGGGCCAGGCCCAGAACTGCCTCCCTGCCCGCCCACGGCTCGCTCCCGGGGTCTGGAGCCCAGCACGTAGGTCCCAAAAGTGGAAAACGCATCAAGAAGCACATGAAACTGTTGGCTTGCGGCTCCCGCCTCTCCCGGCGGCCCCCCTGCTTGCTGTGGGCTATGGGGGCTGCAGATTCCTGGAGCCCGAACTGGGCACTTTATCGGGATCCTGGTGCAGGGCCTGGGCATGTGCGTTCAGAGCCCTCATCCAACAGGTTCCCACGGCCTCGGGGAGCCTGCAGGGAGGAGTGAAACGAGGACCCAGCTCGCCGTTGCACAGGTGCTGGCTGGAGGTGGCAGGTACCTGGCGACCTCCCACCTCAGTGTCCCTCTGGTGGGacaggaagagaagcaggggaggggtgcccggggggctctgtCCAGCTTGGCTCCATCCGCCAACGGCCAGGCAGCACTCGAGGTAAGCAGGGCTGAGCTGCCCGCAGGGTCCTGGGGCCCCAGGAGACAGAGCCCCCAGGCGGGGCCCGAGGGACTCCACATACAGACCGGATTCGAGGAGGCACCGGTGtcctccgggggcggggggcacaggcCAGGACGAAGGGCAGGGCGGGAGGAAGACCACAAGGCGGTCACACCCAGAGAACCTGCGCTTCGGTCTCAAGTCTGGGGACGGGGCTTGGCGGATAGGGGAGGGGTCAAGGGAAGCCTCaagtccaccccccacccccagctcttcCATCCCCCTGCCGGAACCACACTCTGTTCCCGGAACAGCGATCCTGTCTGCAAACACAGCCCCTCCCCCGTGAGCTGAGCGTGTCCCCACGTCACAGACACCAGGCTCACGGGGTGCAGGGCGTGGTCCAGGTCAAACAGCCAGAGGCATCTGAGCCCAGGCATTTCCTCCACACCCAGTGGAGGTTCCCGTTTGTCCGCGTCTTACCTCCCTCTTCCGGGTCTGTTTCCTAGGTGTGTACAGGGGCTGAGAGCaggtgcagaggaagaggagagggacagacgCTCTGAGAGGGACGGCCCGGCACCCACCAGctgaggaggtggggggcagccACCGGGCACCCACTGACCCTGCTGCTGCCCTGGGCCCACACCAGAGGCCCCGCGACCCCGCCAGGAGGCCCTGCGGAAGGTGAGCCCcaccgcaccccccaccccagccggaCTGCTCAGGAGAGTGGGCTGAGCTCGCCTCCAGTGAGACGTTGAGGGACCAGAATCCAGTGCAGCTCCCCTGACGGCGGGGGCTCAGGCGATGGCCTAGAAGAATCCCGCACCGTGACCCACCTCCGCTCCTTTGTCACAAACGCCGAGGTGCCTCACCATAGGAGATCCGGCGACAGAACCTGCTGTGTTAACTACTAATTAAATGAGCAGATACGGAGTTATATCAATAAACGGTGAAAGGGTATttcctaataaaaatataattggaatataaataaataaagagtcgAAGCTGAATAAAGACTGTTTTCATATCCAAAAGCAAACACTGATTCCAGGTGCCACAGAAGGGTCCTCCCACTAACCGGACGCGCACTACGCCAGGGTCCTCGCTCGCCCAGCGCGGCGGGTCCCGGCGAAGGCAACGGGAACTGAAACTGAATCAGCAATAAGAATATCGGGAACTTACCTTCCTTCCTAGGCTGCCTGGTTCTACACCTTGAAAGTCCAGGAGGCTGTGCCGGGAGTGGAGTCGGCAAAGCCCAGCGCTGGGAAGTAAGAAGCCTTCCCTCGCATTGGCTGCAGCGCTGCCCGTGGCCGCCCCGGGGCCCCACCCCCTCCGCACCTCGCCGGCAGCCCCACTGCCCTGGAATTCGGGAACCGCACTCTgcagcctcccagcccctggggtGTCCCTCCATGGCTGGTTCTGCCAGGGAGAGGCATGCAGAGGACACGGCCAGAGGCCACTAAGGACGGCAGAGGGGCGGCGCGTCCGGCCGCCACACCGGAGTGTGTGAGCTCAGCCCCCACCCAGGCAAATGAGGGACAGAACTTTAATCTTTCTGCCTCAATTTTTCTCTCTAGACCCATCTTACCGGACGGAGACTTCCAATGTCCTGGCCAACATGGAACAGCTATGCTGTTCCCTCCTGGGGTTGCGTCGGGTGGGGGACAGGCTGCCAGATCCATCGCCACAGCCTGGTTCCTCTGTCCCTCGCATAGCGACCAGGGCACAGAGGCTGCTCGGAGACAGCCCTCCCTCCTGTCTGCGCGGCCCAACTCTGACTGCCATGTCCAGGCCACATCACACCTGACCCGGGCCAGCCCCAGGCGGGACCATTCGGAGGTCCCGCCCCTCAGAAGCCTCTATCTGGgatccacacccccaccccccacccctgctgctccCAGTCCAGGGGCGTCTCTCTCTCTTGATTGAGGaagatccctccctccctccctgtcttgaAAGGGGCTTCTGGGCACTCACTCCCTGTGTCCTGACGTCCCGTGTCAGGGAGGCGTGTGGCGCTGTGGGCAGAGGCTCTGGGAGAGAGGTGATTTAGGGGCTGCATCGGTCATCTGCCCTCCTGATCCCTCAAGTCCCCAGCTgtcctgctctttattttttttttaacatttatttatttttgaaggagagagagaacatgcaggggaggggcagagagacaaggggagacagaatctaggctccaggttccgaactgtcagcacagagcccgatgtggagcttgaacccatgagccttgagactgggccaaagtctgacactaaacacaacgagccacccagggcccccagccgTCCTGCTCAACTGAAGGccgggggtggggttggggggggtgttACTTCTGGAAATAATGGCGTGAAGAAAATGTAAGACATCAGCTCACCACACCAAAAATGACCGATTTGGTTTACAGAAAGGGGGGAAATCCCACTTACAACCCCCCAAAGCTACAAGTTACTGACCAGTAAAGATGCCAAAGAAAGTACCAGACCCACGTTCAGAAAGCGAAATTGCCGAGGGGCGCGATCAGGCAGCCGACTGCACGGTGAGACCTCGAAACACGGACCACAAGGCCATTCTGGAAGCGGACAGACGACTCCTAAGACTCACGTGGAAGAGTAAATGGTGAGAAGCGGCGGCCGCACCTCGGCAGCCGTCAGACCCGCTGTGAGGCCGCCAGGGGCAGGTGCGCCGGCGGCCGGACCCACACGCACGCAGGCGCCGCGCTGCTACCCGGGTGGCGCGCCACGTCCACGGGGGAAAGACGGGTTACTTCGTGGGTGGCATCGAGAAACACTGGCCATTTATTTCAGAGAAGTCCTGGACTCCTGCCACGTCGTCAGGAGCCCCAGGCGGACTGGGCCTCTGAAGGTCAGAGTCAAAACTGTGAGGACGTCAGAGTGTGAAGCCTTCTCCTAAGACAAGCACGGGGAAGATTCTCCCGGAAGCCACAATCCGAGTGGACGCCACGGGGCGTGAGGGCGCGAATATGAGTACAGCGAAGACCCGAAAACAAGCGTACTTGGAAAACTCAAGACTGTGGGAAGGACAGTACCCAACACGCAAAAGGGTCTCCCAGATCTGTCAGAAATCGCCAGCCGCAGCACCAGGGCGGGCCAAGGCTGCGTCCCAGGTCGTGACAAACTCATGAGACCTTCAACCTCGCGCGTGAGTAAGAGCGGCTGGGTCTCCCAGGCTGCCGGAAGCTCCTGGAGCAGCTGATgcccctgggggggggcgggggagggggcacggcttcctccccttccttcggGGACATCTGCCCCTTCCACACCGATGCTCTCCTGGCTCAGCCACCGGCTTCCTGACCGCACGAGGACGTGAGCGCCAGGGCGGTCACGGCAGGCGACCTGGCGAAGCAGATCCCTCACCCCGGGCTGAGAGGCGGTTCGGGAGAGCCCACGCAGAGCCCGCAAACAAAAGCCCCGTGGAGACCCGGAAGATCCTCGGCAAGTTCTTCAGAAAAACACTCCAGGGGCACGTGGGTTTACGGGCACTGGGCACGTGCCAGCCGGACCAAGCACGCCCCACTGAGGGTGAGGTTCGACCCTGCTGGTCAAGGTGGAGACTGCTCACGGGCTCAGACGTGCCTGGACGCACACGGCGCGCTCACCGAGCTGGGGGGAGCCCCCACCCTGTTTGACACACTTCCCTCAAACAATCCATTCCGCACGCAGAGTGGACGGAAAAGCTGGTTGGAACCCTGTGCCCAGGGAGGCGCCTCGTCCTCCCGATGTCCTTGCCGGTACTGGCTTCCGGCACCTGAATCCTCAAGCTGCTGGTCCCCGGGGTGCACGCCCACCCGCAGGGCCCGCTCCCTACACTCCCCACGGCACCAGGCACACCgggtagggggtggggcagggtccATTGCAGGGAAGCGGAGCAAACTTCACATGGAGCAGGAGACAAGTCCCTGGCCATTTCCACCAGCAGGAAGCTGACCCTGGTATCCAACGACCCCTCTCCTCTGGGGTTCACCCTGGACTCCCAGATCCCTAACCCTCGCTCACACAGGGGGGCCCAGGGGGGTCCCCAGCCAGTCCTCCGTGAAACCCCAGTTCTTGCCAACGAGTCTGGGATCCAGGAGCAACCACATCAGCCAGAGAAGAACTGGGGCCCAAGACcagacccccccccacccgcaaAAGCCTGGGGTGGCCGCCGAGCGTCACGCGGTGTGCCTGGGCCGCAGGGTGAACCCCACAGCCGGCAGTGGGGGAGTCTGGGCTGAACTCGGGGTGCAGGGACAAAACCACAGACCCACCGCGGGAGCAGAAAGGGCCAGAAGCAGCACCCTAAGATCTACTGGgttcctcccccgcccctcccacccaCAGCACCCAATCCCTCTGTGGCATCCCACACAGGGCTTCGGGCTGGCCCCCAGGACCCTGCCCCAAGTGGCGCTCAGCTCAGGGTGGGGGCAAGCGGTGTCTGGCTAGGAGGCAAGTCTGGACACGAGAGTGCTCCCGACGGCTCCGCGGGGCGCCGGCCCCAAGTCTGATCACCCCAAGGCTACACGAAAGAGGAGGAGACGCAGGCACGTGTGTCTGCCGGACAGGGAGAGCCAAGAGTGGTGCGCACACAGACGTGAGTGTGTGTGGGCTGAGACACACCAGAACGCGAGCCGGCGTGACGGAGACGTTTCAGCGCACACCTGTGGACGTCTGCGGGAGCGAGTGGAGACGGGCGCGCACGCGGGAGCAGAGCACACCCCCGCGGACACGGATGTCAGTGCGGTGTTCCCACCTCCCGTGTCCGGGCACACACGGTCATAGGGCCTCACCCTCGTGTCCTGGCCCCTGACTCTGTCCACTCCAACCTCCCCGCACGCCCGAGGCCCCCCAGCACACCCACAACCCCCAGTGCCTGTGCCTCAGCCTTCAGCCAGCACGCCCTCCCGAggctcttctcccccccccccttgcctcccccacccccacccccaggctcagACCCAGGTGTCTGGACCAGAAGTGACTTTATTTCTCCACGGAAGATGCCCTCACAGCCAGGCTGTGGGGCTGGGCCTGGCTCTGCCTGGCTTCCCCTCGGAGACCTGGgggtcccagcccccagcccacaccCACGGGGCCCGGAGACATTCTGCTGGCTGGGACTTGGAGCTgctggagacagagggaggcctCGAGTCCCAGGGAGGGAATCAGCTCAAAGCCCTGCCGGAGGGGGAGGGCTTCATGGCCCAGCCCAGAGgagggcaggccccaggctgagcAGCAGCCCCccagccagggcccaggggccACCCCCTGCCCGCGGCCCCCCGTTGCACAGATCTGTCCCGCAGCAGTCCACATCGACTTGTAAGATCCCAGAGTTAATGAAGCCCATCAGATAGTCCGAGAAGAAGTGCCGCTTCACGAAGTCACAGGAGGAAGCACACATCTTGTTCACGGAGTGGTCCTTCCTGCCTGGGGAAGGGGGCGGAGCCTGGGACGCGGCACAGGGGCCCTCCTCGCTTCCTGCCTCCCATGGGACCCACCCACGCTGTCGCCACTACATGGAAAGGGCCGTGGAGGGGCCTGGACAGGAGCAACACTGCTCACGGTCACAGAACAGGGCAGTGTCCCACCCACAGACCCACACTCCCTTATCCGAGGCCAGAGGGGCCCCCGCCCGGCCCAGGTCCTGACTCACTGCTGCTGGGGTCGGTGATCCGGACGCTGGCACACACCGTGTCGGACGGCTGGCACTGCTTTGGGGTGCAGTGGCTCGAGTTGGTGGTCAGGGTACAGTCCTGGCACCACAGGCTGTGAGCTGGGCAGGGCGTGAGAGCACGGATGACCAGAGGAACTGGGGCCCCAGCTGGCCAGCCCTGTGCCCAGCTCCCCTGGCCACCACGGGCACTCCTGGGAGAACCCCGCAGCTGCAGGAGGCCGAGCACCCTCCCCACCAGCAGGGACCAGGCCACACTGGCACCCGGAGATCAGGCCCTGCAAGAACCCGTGTGCCTTCTGGACAATCTGCGGGGAGGGTCCCCCCGCGGGAACTCTGCCAGCCCCGGGGCACCCTCCGTGACCCCCCCTGCCCCGTGTGCACACACCAGCCGAACACCCCTCACACTTGCAGGGCTTTCCCGCACATTCCCACAACTGCCGCACATTTTGGTCAGTTCCAAGCTGGGAAGGACCAAACAGGACTCTctgggaggctgggtgggggggtCCGAGAAGTTAGGGAGCGCACGAGGGGCGCCCGCGCGGGCCTCGCCGCAGGTACGAGGGCCGGGAGGCAAGTCGCCCGGTGCCCTCAGGAGCCAGGAGGGCCCcgtgcctggggctggggcaccGTGAGTGAAGGCGACCGGCGCGAGGGCCCGGCTAGGGTCGCCGGGGTCGGGAGAAGGCGTGGATGTGACGGGGCCTCGTCGGAGGACGGCGGCCCCACAGCCTGGCTCTCTCCGGGGCCGCCCCGCGGGCCGCCCCCAGACTCACCGGGCGCGGAGCACAGCAGGGCGGCCAGCAGCGCCAGGCCGAGGCCGTTCATGGCTGCGGGCAGCATGCTCCAGGCGGGCCTCGGGAAGGCGCGGGCGGNNNNNNNNNNNNNNNNNNNNNNNNNNNNNNNNNNNNNNNNNNNNNNNNNNNNNNNNNNNNNNNNNNNNNNNNNNNNNNNNNNNNNNNNNNNNNNNNNNNNCGCCCCCCGACGGCCGGCGCCCGCACGCGCATCAGCCCCGGCCGGTGCCGGCTCCTTCCGCGGCTGCCCCGCGCACCCCTCCCCGGCGCGGGCGAGGTCCCCGCCCCCTCCGCTCGGCCGAGATCCCCTCGGAATTTCTCCGAAGAACGTTTACTGCGAAGGGAAGCGAGCGAAGCGCACAAAGACGCGGAGAGGGAGGCGAGTAGCCGCGAGGGTGATTCGCTCAGGTCCCGGTTCGCAGACGCCCGGGCCCGGGGCCCTCCCTCCCCAAGCCGCCGTCCCAGCTGCGACGGTTTGCGGGTGCGCTTCCCCGCCCCGCTTGGAACCGGAGCACCCGTGACCACCTCCAGCCGCCACCGCATCCACATTCGAGGCGCGAGGCCCAAACACTGGTCTCGGCCTTCAGCGCCCTCCGCCGCCCGCTTGGCCAGTTTCTCGGCTTGGTCTCTCGCCTTCCCGCCGCACACGGCTCCTGAGTGCTGTGCCTTCGCGCTCGCTGCCCGCTGCGCCCGGATCGCCGTCGCTGAGCGCCGAGTGAGCGGGTTGGGGTCGTTCCTTTCTGTCCGCCTTCGCTCGGCCGGGCAAGTATTCGTGGGGTCCCCGCTGTGCGCCCAGCGCTCTGAGCCCGCGGCTGCACGACGAGAAGAGGCCCCGTCGCCCCGCCTTACGTCAGGCAAACGACTCTCATTATACGCCCTTGTGAGCTGCGCATCGACCCCGCACACAGTACGTGTTCCCTTGTACACACGGGTGATGTCGTTACAGCCTCACACCCTCCTTGCCGTGCAAGTGTTACTGGCGTCCCCATCCTACAGCGAGCACTcggaagcacagagaggtagagctccctgcccaaggtcacacagtgacaGGTGACTCAGCCAGAGCGAGCCtgtacacccccccccccactgggctGGAGgagtgaaggggaaggaggagacagacagTCAGCCCCAACTggggggctggggctccctcACATTCAACTGAAATACCAGTTAAGGAGCCCCCAGATgcctcagttaagtttctgacttccgctcaggtcctgatctcatggtccgtgggttcaagcccagcattgggctctgggctgaaagctcagaaccgGAGCTTCGgatgttctctccttctctttgcccttcccccacgtgCGCGTGagcactttctctctgtcccaaaaataaaaataaacactaaaaatatatatgagtttaaagtaaaaaatcagcaaatatcCAAAGAAGATAGGCCCCCAAAGACACAACAGAAACGATGAAGAGATACAAATGGAAGTCTCCACAAACTTTCTAAATCGGAAGTGTCAGGTATGGAATGTCAGGTTACTCTGTGTGGTAGGTTTAAGATAGACAAAGGAAAGAACACGGCAGCACCAGAACGAACTGCACTTGGCTGAACCTCTAGAAATGAAGAGCTTTCACTTAAGTTAAAAGGTCGTCAGAAACTTGAAAGATTTATGCTGAATGAAAACAAAGCCGCTTAAAAACAGAGATGATATGGCTTCATTGATAGGAAGTGTCTAAAATAGTGAAATCcgaaaaagagagaaaggcgaTCCAGGGTCACCTCCagctgggaggaggaaggagcagggagctCCTGCCAAGGGGTTCTTTTCAAGTGATGAAAAGATCCTAAAAATAGAGACTATCCTTACACAGGGCTctgaatgta containing:
- the LOC115278762 gene encoding lymphocyte antigen 6H, with translation MLPAAMNGLGLALLAALLCSAPAHSLWCQDCTLTTNSSHCTPKQCQPSDTVCASVRITDPSSSRKDHSVNKMCASSCDFVKRHFFSDYLMGFINSGILQVDVDCCGTDLCNGGPRAGGGPWALAGGLLLSLGPALLWAGP